The stretch of DNA TTCTTACAGACTTGGCTATGATTTTCTGGCTCTATCCAGCTTTAGGTGGTTTCGAGTATGTAAGTGcttaaatgaaaagaaaaaaaaatgattgctTGGCACCTTGATATTAACATATTATATAAACTTGTTAAAAAAAAAGCCTATTATGAACATTGGAAAATCATATTGCTAAGGAATTTTTTTAGCTGTTTGTTGGCTCTGGGTATAATTCCTTGGCTCCACATTTTATTTGCtcaactttaaaaataaatgtattttgtGAATCTCTTTTGACCTGACAATCTGAATTTCATATGCAATTGAAAATTTAACATGAACTGCcacttttctctttttcttgttTGATTTTACTAGGTTATACACCATGGGCTATCCATGTTTTCAATCATTCTCGCCCTTTTAAGTGGTCAAGCACAGATTTACATACTAATGGTTCTCTTTTCCGAAAGCACCACTCCTTTTGTGAACTTAAGATGGTAAGATTGGAACCAAGAAGTTTTCATTTTTCATGTTCATGGTTTTCAACCCTTGATCATTTTGAACACTGATACAGGTACTTGGACATTGCTGGTCAGAAGAACTCCAGTCTTTACATTTGCAATGGCATTGCTTTGTTCGTGGGGTGGTTGGTACGTTCCAGATACCCAAAATTTATTCATCGCTTGTTCTCATTCAATTGTAATACTGTTGCATGATGTATCCATGTTAGTGCTGGCAACTGGATAAACTATCCATtggatattaattaatattgtcgTTGGGTTTTATTCACCAACCATATGACCTTATTATTGTGGTGGGAATAAACTCAAATAAATTGGAAGTTGAATAGTTTTGTGAACTTTTGCACAAAAAGTATACAAAGCACGAATGAGCTGAGGTATCTGCCTTGGGCTATTTCATTGAAATGTGGAATTATGCATTTGGCTAATTTTTCTCCCTCGATCAGACTGACGAGAACTAGTTGTGGATTCTCTCGtggttttcttttttatctttagCATAAATGTGTTTTCAAGTGCGTGCTTACCGACATACTATATGTATAGGTATAAAAAGATGCATTCAcatcaacacacacacacacatatatatatacttacacTTATTATTGAAGATTGATGTCTCTATTCTATAATTCCAGTACAAGAAATGGTGGGGTTAGTCTTGTGAAAAGTTTAACGACAAGGATAGGAACACTAAATAGGATTCTGTTTTTCTAAATTCTCTAGCTTTTGTTATTTCAGCAAGTATTTATCTTAAACTTTCATGTAACTTCTTTTGATGCCTGCAGGTTGCAagggttattttatttatatactttttcACCCACATGTTTCTCCATTTTGAAGAGGTGAGTCCGTACCATGTTGTTACTGAGTCTTGATAAACACAAACTTCAGTATTCAATTTAATCAAAGACAATTCTTGAGTATAGATTCCAATGACCAATTTTTTCCCTCTATTTTCACTGGAAACACTTGTAATTTGAAAGTATTTGGGTTTCTGGCTATAAATTGTGCATCTTTCTGATAAGTCTTTAAACTCGTATAATTTTAGGTGAAGACAGTTTTTCCATTGGGCTTCTACAGCTTGCTCTCAGTGCCTCCTGTGTTAGGAATCATGAATCTGTTTTGGTTTTGGAAAATATCCAAAGGTTTGGTCAAAACTCTTACTAAGACAAGGCAAGGTAGTAAGAAGACTAAGTGATGCAACCATACATTCAAAGTGGGTATTTGACTTGCCAAATGTACATTTATTTGTATGTTTTCTCTTGAGCCTTTTGTTCTTTGTTGAAGAATAACTTCATATTGTATGAAAGGTGAATAGAACCAAATTTTTGATTTGCTTGataaaaaattacatttgaAAGTGTTTATAAGATTAGTGACCACTTCATTTTTGTGATAGCTAATGTATAAAAGCTTCCTTTTTGAGACCCTGCTACTATTGTTAGGAAAGTACAAagcaataattttaaaaattctagGCAAATTTGAAAGAAGAATTATCAAGGGTTTGTGTACTAACTTTGGTTTCATTATCTGTAAATTTCCTTTCTAATTGATTTTTTTCACTTTCCCTTTTTTAATTGGAAGGTTCCTCTCTATCTCTCAGGGAaggtttctttttctttcttgtaTTGTATAATTTGGTGAATCAGATCAATATGAGACAATCTATTAGAAAACCAAACCATTTTTAGCTCCTTCATAAAGCTTTAACTTCTGTTTGTTAAATTGTGATTCTCTTCAGGAACTGATATACAGAGCCACCACCATAGGTACTTTTTTTCTCTCACTTTAAACAAGATTCCATAATTAATTTACTTAAAGCTTATATGATTCTTCTGTtactttaaattattttatgtatgtACATCTGAGTTGGTTTTATATTAAACAAATTTAATATTGTGGTCGAGGGACAAATGTTTTCCACGAGTAAATAAATATGTTTAGGCatgtctatttttattatatgtattCATTTCTTAGTGGCAACTTCTAGGAAAGGACTGCCACTTGACAGAATCTTAGTAATAAGAGggataaaaatattacatatgcatatatattgaggtatttttctttttaaaaaaattaaatgaaagcACTAACTCCAAAACTGAGAAAAACGAAAAAGGCCGGCACGTGGTGATAGGGTCATGTAAAAAAGGattattttagtgaactatTTATTGAAGTTGTAGAGCAGTAAAATAGATTTATCATGAAATGTGTATTGGTCGCATTTTGACTTGTATATCTGCTTTGAAAGATTCGTAGTCACCTCACAAGTCACAGCCAGTGCTTTAACTGTTATCAAATTAAGTCATAATGTGTTATTTTTCTCTAGTATTGGGAAATTGGAAAGCACACTTATGTGGACATGTTTGGAGTGTTAACTCATGTGGGTCAACACGTTCATCGACTCGGCTAA from Cannabis sativa cultivar Pink pepper isolate KNU-18-1 chromosome 2, ASM2916894v1, whole genome shotgun sequence encodes:
- the LOC115721409 gene encoding uncharacterized protein LOC115721409, producing MVGFSLPFGIASVAGYETSSREFQYLASVLSGIVLCAIVYWLTGAISSLCFKSYRNLSGAQKLEWNNRGFSTVHAIVVAFASFYLLVLSDLFREDSVDGLIIDRNSTLSNTVLGVSIGYFLTDLAMIFWLYPALGGFEYVIHHGLSMFSIILALLSGQAQIYILMVLFSESTTPFVNLRWYLDIAGQKNSSLYICNGIALFVGWLVARVILFIYFFTHMFLHFEEVKTVFPLGFYSLLSVPPVLGIMNLFWFWKISKGLVKTLTKTRQGSKKTK